The Candidatus Zixiibacteriota bacterium genome includes a window with the following:
- a CDS encoding DUF4139 domain-containing protein — MRFVAIVILILTAAMVSAEDLAVTVYNSNVGVVSEIRPMEFQSGTHQIQFRDVPAQIDPASVRFELVDHPGQVAILEQNYAYDLVSPEKLYNRYLDQQIELIDKDGRLYAGRLLAYSSGLVTLQDDSGRIKLIRLDNIAEINFPSLPEGLITRPTLFWLYNSQTSGKLKAQVGYQTSGMDWSAEYVGVLSSDEGKLGMSGWASITNQSGKTYNDAKLKLVAGDINRVYDNSPRRMAKGIVMEAMASPSFEEKAFFEYHLYTLPRTATIADREIKQVSLFDPAETKVEKLFTYRPDQDPSKVDVSLKFINSEQSGLGMPLPAGRVRVFKADDDGSLIMLGEESISHTPRDEEVNLSIGNAFDVVGEQRVMAEDRISRQVTDRTFEIEIRNRKNTDITVRIEKLMYGDWEVLSCNAQYERKDASRLHINLPIAAGQGTTVTLKVRYTNL, encoded by the coding sequence ATGAGATTTGTAGCAATTGTCATCCTGATTCTCACGGCAGCCATGGTTTCGGCAGAAGATTTAGCCGTGACGGTCTATAATTCCAACGTCGGTGTGGTCAGTGAAATCCGCCCGATGGAGTTCCAGTCCGGCACTCACCAGATACAATTCCGTGATGTTCCGGCTCAGATCGATCCTGCCTCGGTTCGGTTCGAACTGGTCGACCATCCCGGTCAGGTGGCTATTCTGGAACAAAACTATGCTTATGATCTGGTCAGTCCCGAGAAACTTTATAATCGGTATCTTGACCAGCAAATTGAACTGATTGATAAAGACGGCCGTCTCTATGCCGGACGATTGCTGGCTTACAGCAGTGGTCTGGTAACGTTGCAGGATGACTCCGGTCGCATTAAGCTTATCCGACTGGATAATATCGCTGAGATCAACTTCCCGAGTCTTCCGGAGGGATTGATAACCCGTCCGACCTTGTTCTGGTTATACAACTCGCAAACTTCCGGAAAACTCAAGGCTCAGGTCGGGTATCAGACCAGCGGCATGGACTGGAGCGCCGAGTACGTCGGCGTACTCAGCTCGGATGAAGGTAAATTGGGTATGTCGGGTTGGGCTTCGATAACCAATCAATCCGGCAAGACCTATAATGACGCTAAGCTGAAGCTCGTTGCCGGTGACATCAACCGGGTGTACGACAATAGCCCCCGACGCATGGCCAAAGGGATTGTTATGGAAGCGATGGCATCCCCCAGCTTTGAGGAGAAGGCTTTCTTCGAATATCACTTATATACATTGCCGCGTACGGCGACAATCGCCGATCGGGAGATAAAACAGGTCTCTTTGTTTGATCCGGCCGAGACTAAGGTAGAGAAATTGTTCACCTATCGTCCGGATCAGGACCCCAGCAAGGTTGATGTCTCCCTTAAGTTCATTAATTCAGAACAAAGCGGTCTTGGCATGCCCCTTCCGGCCGGTCGAGTGCGCGTGTTCAAGGCCGATGACGACGGTTCCCTGATCATGCTCGGCGAGGAGTCCATTTCTCATACTCCGCGAGATGAAGAAGTCAATCTTTCCATCGGGAATGCGTTCGATGTCGTGGGTGAGCAACGTGTCATGGCCGAAGATAGAATCTCGCGACAAGTTACCGACCGCACCTTCGAAATAGAAATAAGAAACAGGAAAAATACCGATATCACCGTGCGTATCGAAAAACTGATGTATGGTGACTGGGAAGTACTGAGCTGTAACGCCCAATATGAACGTAAAGATGCCTCCCGGCTCCATATTAACCTGCCGATTGCCGCAGGGCAGGGGACCACGGTTACCCTGAAAGTGCGCTATACCAACCTGTAA
- a CDS encoding glycosyltransferase family 4 protein, with product MAGRLKVLLLTHNYPRYQGDFSGVFLSLLTRRLTELGHIVHVVAPHDAGIPEEDEHDGVLIHRFRYADDEGETLAYRGNMHEVALGSVKGLMLLRRFLKAFQNKARTLIEKESFDCLAGHWLVPTGIVMKRLRRKFKGPMILSSHGSDLRIISKYGKLPYRYLRPMCLRLGRWTVVSSWLRSQALLIDPTLDPLIEVLPLPHDERVFYPDEKITRDRLLVAAVTRFTKQKRVRNLIKAFARVTTGVPNARLEIYGSGPLRKEIEREILAQGLSHQVRIFEPIPQEKLREVYSRASIVVLNSYHEGFGLALSEAMLCGAAVVGTRSGGIVDIIEHQKRGLLVELDAVDYLAQAIKSLLTDADYRDRLARAGLEFARSHYASGPLTERYAGILQECVSNYGRPQL from the coding sequence ATGGCAGGCAGATTGAAAGTTCTTCTTTTAACTCACAATTACCCCCGCTACCAAGGTGATTTCAGCGGTGTGTTTCTTTCGCTGCTGACCCGAAGACTCACCGAGCTGGGTCATATAGTGCATGTCGTGGCGCCTCACGACGCCGGTATTCCCGAAGAAGACGAACATGACGGAGTGCTGATTCACCGTTTTCGTTATGCCGACGATGAGGGCGAAACACTCGCCTATCGCGGCAATATGCACGAGGTGGCCCTCGGATCGGTCAAGGGACTGATGTTGTTGCGCCGCTTCCTGAAAGCATTTCAGAATAAAGCTCGGACATTAATTGAAAAAGAGTCGTTCGATTGTCTCGCCGGCCACTGGCTAGTCCCGACCGGGATTGTCATGAAACGATTACGGCGGAAGTTCAAGGGACCGATGATCCTGTCATCACACGGCTCCGATCTGCGGATAATAAGCAAATACGGAAAACTCCCATACAGGTATCTGCGGCCGATGTGCCTGCGCCTCGGTCGCTGGACGGTGGTCTCAAGTTGGTTGCGCAGCCAGGCGCTATTGATCGATCCGACCCTCGATCCGCTGATCGAGGTACTCCCGCTGCCGCATGACGAGAGAGTATTTTATCCCGACGAAAAAATAACACGCGACAGGTTGCTGGTAGCAGCCGTAACGCGATTCACCAAACAGAAACGGGTACGCAACCTGATCAAGGCGTTTGCCCGGGTGACTACCGGTGTACCCAACGCCCGACTGGAGATCTACGGGTCGGGACCGTTACGCAAGGAAATCGAGCGGGAGATTTTGGCCCAGGGACTGAGCCATCAAGTCCGGATATTCGAACCGATCCCGCAGGAAAAGCTAAGGGAAGTCTACAGCCGGGCTTCGATTGTGGTACTCAACTCCTACCATGAAGGATTCGGATTGGCGCTGTCCGAGGCGATGCTCTGCGGCGCAGCGGTGGTAGGGACACGCTCGGGCGGGATTGTCGACATTATCGAGCATCAGAAACGAGGGCTATTGGTTGAGTTGGACGCCGTGGACTATCTGGCTCAGGCAATCAAGAGCCTTTTGACCGACGCCGATTATCGCGATCGCCTGGCTCGAGCCGGACTTGAATTTGCACGGTCGCATTATGCCTCGGGCCCCCTGACGGAACGTTACGCCGGGATTCTTCAGGAGTGTGTGAGCAATTACGGCCGTCCGCAATTATAA
- a CDS encoding Rieske (2Fe-2S) protein: MSEELPVNKRSFFQRLFGKCITALPENDNCFTVEGHRVTIDLEALGNLPNGAVRLEGNNLPVRLLIIRDQHQVFHVFENACTHGKRRMDPVFGHDLVQCCSVGRSTFDLEGHRLSGSAKLDIKKFPAEQNDGKLIVNIG; the protein is encoded by the coding sequence ATGTCTGAGGAACTTCCCGTCAATAAGCGCAGTTTCTTTCAACGCTTGTTCGGCAAGTGCATTACGGCACTACCGGAAAACGACAATTGTTTCACGGTCGAAGGCCATCGTGTAACAATCGACCTTGAGGCACTCGGCAACCTTCCCAACGGAGCAGTACGATTGGAAGGAAATAACCTGCCTGTCCGTTTGCTTATAATTCGGGATCAACACCAGGTTTTTCATGTCTTTGAAAATGCCTGTACCCACGGCAAGCGTCGTATGGATCCGGTCTTCGGCCACGATCTGGTTCAGTGTTGCTCGGTAGGGAGATCGACGTTCGATTTGGAGGGACACCGCTTATCCGGTTCGGCTAAATTGGATATAAAAAAATTTCCCGCCGAACAAAACGACGGGAAACTGATCGTCAATATCGGATAA
- a CDS encoding T9SS type A sorting domain-containing protein, producing MKKTIGIVLTAALLMVCSIGAAELQISTDNLAIPGEWTEISITADGLENPIKSFSLSLAVLQSRYAIVNITPGADIDACDWEYFTYRFFRQDSIPEYDLGDARHLLTVTAMAGNSGCSPTGDDLELLNLRMLLDYETTRPFTPLACSFHPVRFYWRDCTDNVLFTAGGDRVFAVTDVVDPYDTEIAPTPGYTPPQGPCDAFDPVIYDQSLNAVNGGIDFVCSDTLYDGRGDLNVNGRPYEIADVILYNCVFLWGLTCFDIDLSWQLTQSDVNRDGYPVSVSDMVYMMRLMTHEIMPIERLNPVVPSATVSIMDIGSDQRLTVENDQPIAGLYVKLAQAESAQINVIPMDNDFIQVGRIGDTTTILIFDTETGEDVLSAGLNDLVDLPGQGWEVVGVEAVTSTGNPFNVLTSQVLPESPVVLNNYPNPFNPTTTIVFNLAKQTEWTVSIYDITGRAVRTLSGFGQGNIAVDWDGLDQDGAAASTGVYFYRLTANDKTAARKMLLLK from the coding sequence ATGAAAAAGACAATCGGAATTGTACTGACCGCTGCTTTGTTGATGGTGTGCTCCATCGGCGCTGCTGAGTTGCAAATTTCTACCGATAACCTCGCCATTCCGGGCGAATGGACTGAAATTAGTATCACCGCCGACGGACTTGAGAATCCGATCAAATCGTTCTCACTCAGCCTGGCCGTGCTCCAAAGCCGCTATGCAATAGTCAACATCACTCCGGGGGCTGATATCGATGCCTGTGACTGGGAGTATTTTACCTATCGTTTTTTCCGTCAGGATTCGATTCCCGAATATGATCTCGGTGATGCGCGACACCTTCTCACTGTAACGGCAATGGCCGGTAATAGCGGTTGCTCCCCGACCGGGGATGACCTGGAACTACTGAATCTCCGAATGTTGCTCGACTATGAAACCACCCGGCCATTCACACCGTTGGCCTGCTCTTTTCATCCCGTTCGATTCTATTGGCGTGATTGTACCGACAACGTTCTTTTCACCGCCGGTGGTGACAGAGTTTTTGCCGTAACCGATGTCGTCGATCCCTATGATACGGAAATAGCGCCGACTCCCGGCTATACCCCCCCGCAGGGGCCATGCGATGCGTTCGATCCTGTGATCTACGACCAGTCGCTTAATGCCGTCAACGGCGGGATAGATTTCGTTTGTTCCGATACCTTGTACGACGGACGCGGCGACCTGAACGTCAACGGCCGTCCTTATGAGATTGCCGATGTCATTTTGTACAATTGTGTTTTCTTGTGGGGATTAACTTGTTTCGACATCGATCTGAGCTGGCAGTTAACGCAATCCGATGTCAACCGTGACGGATACCCGGTATCAGTTTCCGATATGGTTTATATGATGCGGCTGATGACCCACGAAATCATGCCGATCGAACGTCTCAATCCGGTTGTTCCTTCGGCGACTGTTTCGATCATGGATATCGGTTCCGATCAACGGCTGACGGTTGAAAATGATCAGCCGATAGCGGGATTATATGTGAAGCTCGCCCAGGCCGAATCGGCGCAGATAAACGTCATACCGATGGATAACGATTTTATACAGGTCGGTCGCATCGGCGACACTACCACGATTCTTATATTCGATACGGAAACCGGCGAGGATGTTCTCTCTGCCGGTCTGAATGATCTGGTCGATTTGCCGGGACAAGGTTGGGAAGTTGTCGGAGTTGAAGCTGTCACTTCGACCGGAAACCCGTTCAATGTTTTGACTTCGCAAGTATTGCCGGAATCGCCGGTAGTGCTAAACAACTATCCTAATCCGTTTAATCCGACTACGACTATTGTTTTCAACCTGGCTAAACAGACCGAATGGACTGTCTCCATCTACGACATTACCGGTCGAGCCGTGAGGACGCTATCCGGTTTTGGACAGGGGAATATCGCGGTGGACTGGGACGGTCTGGACCAGGACGGTGCGGCCGCTTCGACCGGTGTTTATTTTTACCGTCTGACCGCCAACGATAAGACTGCCGCCCGCAAGATGCTTTTACTGAAATAA
- a CDS encoding cytidylate kinase-like family protein yields the protein MASSIEAIINRQLMRWEIERSRRIERKTSVPRRPQVVTVSREIGSRGSFFAGRLAERMGFQLLHREVIDAICASSGYRRRIIESLDDRFRSNLDILAESLVTGQSVDHSDYHRYLIKIVLSMARLGGVVLVGRGGGFILGPLRGFHLRLIAPVEQRCTNLVKYRGLSHEAAQEEIERVDQERREMIRKLFGQDIDNPHHYDLVINLAMLELEELIEPTVLAIKSKFERLAVDQAGN from the coding sequence GTGGCCTCTTCCATAGAAGCAATTATAAATCGTCAGTTAATGCGCTGGGAGATCGAACGTAGTCGTCGAATCGAGCGCAAAACATCCGTTCCGAGACGACCACAGGTAGTAACGGTAAGTCGCGAGATAGGCAGTCGGGGGAGCTTTTTCGCCGGTCGACTGGCCGAGCGCATGGGCTTTCAACTGCTGCACCGCGAGGTAATCGATGCCATCTGCGCGTCGTCCGGATATCGGCGACGGATTATCGAATCGCTCGATGACCGTTTTCGCTCCAATCTCGACATCCTGGCCGAGTCTCTCGTAACCGGACAGTCGGTGGATCATTCCGACTATCACCGCTACCTGATAAAGATCGTACTGTCGATGGCTCGTTTGGGCGGAGTGGTGTTGGTCGGTCGAGGCGGCGGCTTCATTTTAGGACCGTTGCGTGGTTTTCATCTGCGCCTCATTGCACCGGTTGAGCAACGCTGCACTAACCTGGTAAAATACCGCGGCTTGAGTCATGAGGCCGCCCAGGAAGAAATCGAGCGAGTCGACCAGGAACGGCGCGAGATGATCCGTAAGTTGTTCGGTCAGGATATCGACAATCCGCACCATTATGACCTGGTGATAAACCTGGCCATGCTGGAGCTGGAGGAGTTGATCGAACCGACGGTACTGGCGATTAAATCAAAATTCGAGCGACTGGCAGTCGATCAAGCCGGTAATTGA
- a CDS encoding CoA-binding protein gives MTVRANPGSTVAVLGASPNEERYSFKAVQMLKEYGHKPLPVHPSGHVVDGIVSLKSLDDIHQDIDTLTVYVNAKVSGSAGESILRLKPRRVIFNPGAENPELAAELNKAGIETIQACTLVMLRTEQF, from the coding sequence ATGACCGTCAGAGCTAATCCCGGATCAACCGTCGCCGTGCTGGGGGCTTCCCCCAACGAAGAGCGCTACTCTTTCAAGGCTGTCCAGATGTTGAAGGAATACGGCCATAAACCGCTGCCGGTGCATCCCTCGGGTCATGTGGTCGACGGCATTGTCTCCCTTAAGTCCCTTGACGACATTCACCAGGATATCGATACCCTGACCGTCTACGTCAATGCCAAAGTCTCCGGCAGTGCCGGCGAAAGCATTCTCAGACTCAAACCGCGCCGGGTGATTTTCAACCCCGGAGCGGAAAATCCCGAACTTGCCGCTGAGTTGAACAAAGCCGGGATAGAAACTATCCAGGCCTGCACTCTCGTAATGCTTCGCACCGAGCAGTTCTGA
- a CDS encoding FAD-binding oxidoreductase: MSKLNEFVEMVRSVFPDDRITWQKSVPTFHPESADEAAALIKLAGQHSQPLFISGFCNNIEPSGESFREVMAIKTDRLNTVGEINENDLYITIGAGYPLREINRCLITKRLMLPHSNLPYVGSVGGAVAVGLKASLHEQPLPLSRYLLKAQIVTAAGEIIKPGSVCFKSVSGYDIVKIFAGSWGLLGLIVSATFRVMPTTAADDYAPARQLPVDRQNFLSGLSESSNEADVVYSRKIKAKFDPATILPILG, from the coding sequence ATGTCGAAATTGAATGAATTCGTTGAAATGGTTCGGTCGGTATTTCCGGATGACCGTATCACCTGGCAGAAATCGGTGCCGACTTTTCATCCCGAAAGCGCCGACGAAGCTGCCGCATTGATTAAGCTGGCGGGGCAGCATAGTCAACCGTTGTTCATCAGCGGCTTCTGTAACAACATAGAGCCCTCGGGAGAATCTTTCCGCGAAGTGATGGCGATCAAAACCGACCGTCTCAACACGGTAGGGGAGATCAACGAGAACGACCTTTACATTACCATCGGAGCCGGCTACCCGTTGCGTGAAATCAATCGCTGTTTGATCACGAAACGACTCATGTTGCCGCATTCGAATCTGCCTTATGTCGGTTCGGTCGGCGGCGCCGTAGCGGTTGGTCTCAAAGCCTCGTTGCACGAACAACCGTTGCCGTTAAGTCGTTATCTGCTCAAGGCGCAGATAGTAACAGCGGCGGGGGAGATCATTAAGCCCGGTTCGGTCTGTTTTAAATCCGTTTCCGGCTATGATATTGTCAAGATATTCGCCGGTTCCTGGGGATTGCTCGGTCTTATTGTCAGTGCTACCTTTCGAGTAATGCCTACCACCGCGGCCGATGATTATGCTCCGGCGCGACAGCTTCCGGTCGACCGTCAGAATTTCCTGAGTGGTTTATCAGAAAGCAGCAACGAGGCCGATGTCGTCTACAGCCGGAAGATAAAAGCCAAATTCGACCCGGCCACAATCCTGCCGATACTCGGTTGA
- a CDS encoding T9SS type A sorting domain-containing protein, with product MSISMRVLPALTAALLLLLVAAALGDDRVPVFVDCPDTILTLHCDVAQYQLHATDPKHDHPNDNNIRYHLIEGPGQVDGRTGLWSWRPIDDSVFFGWYDIVVAASIGNSDPHTTPPEDCCRFSVFAGDHTPYMSIDGQGEGSVFFVDAPGTQVFDVVLTDEDPCDTPIVEIVKIEPEPAGSIQLVDDQLVLNLTADDDETRFVVYFAFIQNEQRRTRAYAFDTRDNPMPVFTVCPSDTTAVVCNHIDCRIIAEDPDYPGDNRFIELTLVSGPGVVYSEDWHWFPGSDSADQTYPVEIAASYGPLSTSGDENCRFAVTVEGYEIGLHPFGFADGDTVDVPASQETELVIEALGEDCQTIRQTLFTLTPEPVGYYHVGGPYGLDGYRFYKAVLVPDTADIGQYFDLLLVGSEGIGEYSVHCTIHVVGVDGVPLDVDGTVSDGLPQEFAVRQNYPNPFNAVTVVSFDLPHQSEVSFEVFNLLGQVVYDIRRTLSAGTHQVEWDGRTSAGQPVASGLYFYRLATEGFVQTKKMILMK from the coding sequence ATGTCTATATCTATGCGGGTTTTGCCGGCGCTGACGGCAGCGCTTCTTTTGTTGCTGGTTGCTGCAGCTTTGGGGGATGACCGCGTCCCGGTCTTCGTGGACTGCCCCGATACAATTCTGACACTACACTGCGATGTCGCCCAATACCAACTGCACGCGACCGACCCCAAACATGACCATCCCAACGACAACAATATCCGCTATCACTTGATCGAAGGCCCCGGCCAGGTGGACGGGCGCACTGGTCTCTGGTCCTGGCGACCGATCGACGACTCGGTCTTTTTCGGCTGGTACGACATCGTCGTGGCCGCCTCCATCGGCAACTCCGATCCGCACACCACACCGCCGGAAGACTGTTGCCGGTTCTCGGTATTTGCCGGAGATCATACTCCCTACATGAGCATCGACGGCCAGGGCGAAGGCTCGGTGTTCTTCGTCGATGCCCCCGGTACGCAGGTCTTCGACGTTGTGCTTACCGATGAGGACCCATGCGATACACCGATCGTCGAAATCGTCAAGATCGAGCCCGAGCCGGCCGGTTCAATCCAGCTTGTCGATGACCAGTTGGTCCTGAACCTGACCGCCGACGATGATGAAACCCGCTTTGTGGTTTACTTCGCCTTCATCCAGAATGAACAACGTCGGACTCGGGCTTACGCATTCGACACTCGCGACAATCCCATGCCGGTATTTACCGTCTGTCCGTCGGATACCACGGCCGTTGTCTGTAATCATATAGACTGCCGGATCATTGCGGAAGACCCCGACTATCCGGGCGATAACCGTTTTATAGAACTTACCCTCGTCTCGGGGCCGGGCGTGGTCTACAGCGAAGATTGGCACTGGTTCCCGGGTTCGGACTCAGCCGATCAAACCTACCCGGTAGAGATCGCCGCCAGCTACGGACCACTTAGCACCTCGGGCGATGAGAACTGTCGTTTTGCGGTTACTGTTGAGGGATACGAGATCGGACTGCATCCATTTGGATTTGCTGACGGAGATACCGTTGATGTTCCGGCCTCGCAAGAGACGGAGCTGGTCATCGAAGCCCTCGGAGAAGATTGCCAGACGATTCGTCAAACGCTGTTCACTCTAACACCCGAACCGGTCGGCTACTATCATGTTGGTGGCCCCTACGGTCTCGATGGGTATCGCTTCTACAAAGCGGTCCTTGTCCCCGACACCGCCGACATTGGTCAGTACTTCGACCTGCTGCTGGTTGGCTCCGAGGGTATCGGCGAGTACTCGGTGCATTGCACGATTCACGTGGTTGGTGTCGACGGCGTACCCCTCGATGTAGACGGAACGGTCTCTGACGGGCTCCCTCAGGAGTTTGCAGTGCGTCAGAATTATCCCAATCCGTTCAACGCCGTCACCGTGGTGAGCTTCGACCTGCCGCACCAGTCCGAAGTCTCATTCGAGGTGTTCAATCTGCTCGGCCAGGTTGTTTATGATATCCGCCGAACGCTGTCGGCGGGAACGCACCAGGTCGAATGGGACGGACGAACCAGCGCCGGTCAGCCCGTAGCCAGCGGCCTGTACTTCTACCGGCTCGCGACCGAGGGATTCGTGCAAACGAAGAAAATGATTCTTATGAAATAG
- a CDS encoding DHCW motif cupin fold protein produces the protein MQMTDIPFGVTDWSKIEPTEHKGETGRALWRTGQFGTIRVRMVEYSPGYKADHWCAKGHILLCLEGELHTRLQDGREFVLTPGVSYQVADNIDLHQSSTSTGAKLFIVD, from the coding sequence ATGCAGATGACTGATATTCCTTTTGGTGTGACCGACTGGTCAAAGATAGAACCCACAGAACATAAGGGAGAAACCGGTCGTGCACTTTGGCGCACCGGGCAGTTTGGAACGATCCGCGTTCGTATGGTCGAATACTCGCCCGGCTACAAAGCCGACCACTGGTGTGCCAAGGGTCACATACTCCTTTGCCTTGAGGGAGAATTACACACACGTTTGCAGGATGGACGCGAGTTTGTCCTTACTCCCGGCGTAAGCTATCAAGTGGCCGACAATATCGACCTGCATCAATCTTCGACCTCGACCGGCGCGAAACTTTTTATAGTAGACTAA
- the groL gene encoding chaperonin GroEL (60 kDa chaperone family; promotes refolding of misfolded polypeptides especially under stressful conditions; forms two stacked rings of heptamers to form a barrel-shaped 14mer; ends can be capped by GroES; misfolded proteins enter the barrel where they are refolded when GroES binds) — protein sequence MPKLIDFESEARAKLKLGVDKLADAVKVTLGPKGRNVVIDRKFGSPTVTKDGVSVAKEIELEDAFENIGAQMVKEVASKTSDVAGDGTTTATVIAQAIYREGLKNVTAGTNPMSIKRGIDAAVKAVNAEIAAMSKPVSGKNEIAQVGTISANSDRVIGDLIAEAMEKVGNDGVITVEESKTAETTLEVVEGMQFDRGYLSPYFVTDPDNMEAVLEDPYILIHDKKIGSMKDLLPILEKVAQTGKPMMIIAEDVEGEALATLVVNKLRGTIKVGAVKAPGFGDRRKAMLEDIAVLTGGKVISEEVGFKLENAVMSDLGTAKKVVLDKDNTTIVEGAGNKEDIKGRIAQIRKQIEDTTSDYDREKLQERLAKLAGGVAVINVGAATETEMKERKARVEDALHATRAAVEEGIIPGGGVALLRTMHVLDNLDCTDEEKVGVAIVRKSLEEPLRQIAQNAGMEASVVVNKVLGEKAAFGYNAATDTYEDLLKAGVIDPTKVTRTALENAASIAGLLLTTEAVIVDKPEEKKGPAMPPDMGGMGGMY from the coding sequence ATGCCGAAACTTATAGATTTTGAATCCGAAGCTCGCGCCAAGCTGAAGCTGGGCGTGGATAAGCTGGCCGATGCGGTCAAGGTGACCCTCGGTCCCAAAGGTCGTAATGTCGTTATCGATCGCAAATTCGGTTCACCGACCGTCACCAAGGACGGTGTCTCCGTAGCCAAGGAAATCGAACTGGAAGACGCTTTCGAAAATATCGGCGCCCAGATGGTGAAAGAAGTCGCCTCCAAGACTTCCGACGTGGCCGGTGACGGCACCACCACGGCGACCGTTATCGCTCAGGCGATTTATCGCGAAGGTCTCAAGAACGTGACCGCCGGCACCAACCCGATGTCGATCAAGCGTGGTATCGACGCCGCCGTCAAGGCCGTCAACGCCGAAATCGCAGCCATGTCCAAGCCGGTTTCCGGTAAGAATGAAATCGCCCAGGTCGGCACTATTTCCGCCAACTCCGATCGCGTTATCGGTGACCTTATCGCTGAGGCGATGGAGAAGGTCGGCAACGACGGCGTTATCACCGTTGAAGAATCCAAGACCGCCGAGACTACACTTGAAGTGGTCGAAGGTATGCAGTTCGATCGCGGTTATCTGTCGCCGTATTTCGTGACCGATCCCGACAACATGGAAGCGGTTCTCGAAGATCCTTACATTCTGATTCACGATAAGAAGATCGGCTCCATGAAAGATCTTCTGCCGATTCTGGAAAAAGTGGCTCAGACCGGTAAGCCGATGATGATTATCGCCGAGGACGTTGAGGGCGAAGCTCTCGCGACACTGGTGGTCAACAAGCTGCGCGGCACCATCAAAGTCGGCGCCGTCAAGGCTCCGGGCTTCGGCGATCGCCGCAAGGCTATGCTCGAAGATATCGCCGTGCTGACCGGCGGTAAGGTTATTTCCGAAGAAGTCGGTTTCAAACTCGAAAACGCCGTGATGTCCGACCTCGGTACCGCCAAGAAGGTCGTGCTCGACAAGGACAACACTACCATCGTCGAGGGCGCCGGCAACAAGGAAGATATCAAGGGTCGTATCGCACAGATCCGTAAGCAGATCGAAGACACCACCTCCGACTACGATCGCGAGAAGCTGCAGGAACGTCTGGCCAAGCTGGCCGGCGGTGTGGCCGTAATCAACGTCGGTGCTGCCACCGAGACCGAGATGAAAGAGCGCAAGGCTCGTGTCGAAGACGCTCTGCACGCGACGCGTGCGGCTGTCGAAGAAGGTATCATCCCGGGCGGCGGCGTAGCTCTGCTGCGTACCATGCACGTCCTTGACAATCTCGATTGCACGGATGAGGAAAAAGTAGGCGTTGCTATCGTCCGTAAGTCGCTCGAAGAGCCGCTGCGGCAGATCGCTCAGAACGCCGGTATGGAAGCTTCCGTGGTGGTCAACAAGGTTCTCGGCGAGAAAGCTGCTTTTGGTTATAACGCCGCGACCGACACCTACGAAGACCTCCTTAAGGCCGGTGTTATCGACCCGACTAAGGTTACTCGTACTGCTCTTGAAAACGCCGCCTCTATCGCCGGCCTGCTGTTGACCACCGAAGCGGTGATTGTCGACAAGCCGGAGGAAAAGAAGGGCCCGGCTATGCCTCCCGACATGGGCGGCATGGGTGGTATGTACTAA
- the groES gene encoding co-chaperone GroES codes for MQVKPLADRVVVKPLEAVEVKKGGIIIPDTAKEKPMEGEIIEVGPGRRTEEGTVVPVEVKKGDRVLYGKYSGTEVSIEGEEYLIMRESDIFAVITNS; via the coding sequence ATGCAGGTAAAACCGCTTGCTGACCGCGTCGTGGTCAAGCCGCTTGAGGCGGTCGAGGTCAAAAAGGGCGGCATCATCATTCCGGATACCGCCAAGGAAAAGCCGATGGAAGGCGAGATCATCGAAGTCGGTCCGGGTCGTCGGACTGAAGAAGGCACCGTGGTGCCGGTCGAGGTCAAGAAGGGTGACCGGGTCCTGTACGGTAAGTACTCCGGTACCGAAGTTTCGATCGAGGGCGAAGAGTATCTCATTATGCGTGAGTCCGACATTTTCGCCGTCATCACCAACAGCTAA